The Deltaproteobacteria bacterium genome window below encodes:
- a CDS encoding sigma-70 family RNA polymerase sigma factor has protein sequence MPALVCLPGGRDAVSGLDPEFGAIYRAHFGFVWRILRRLGVPPEALEDTAQDVFVVVHRRWSSYDRDVPIRSWLFGITRRVAADARKRLHRAASRGFTSTDPERLGDPADTAAQAEASDFVARFLDTLDDDKRTVFVLADIEGLTAPEIGAALGVNLNTIYARLRAARIRFQGARREWLGDTAGVG, from the coding sequence GTGCCCGCGCTCGTGTGCCTCCCGGGGGGCCGGGACGCCGTGAGCGGGCTCGACCCCGAGTTCGGCGCGATCTATCGCGCGCACTTCGGGTTCGTGTGGCGCATCCTGCGTCGTCTGGGCGTACCGCCCGAGGCACTCGAGGACACCGCCCAGGACGTGTTCGTGGTCGTGCATCGCCGCTGGTCCTCCTACGACCGCGACGTGCCGATCCGCAGCTGGTTGTTCGGGATCACCCGGCGCGTGGCCGCCGACGCCCGCAAGCGACTGCACCGCGCCGCCTCGCGTGGCTTCACCTCGACCGACCCCGAGCGTCTCGGCGATCCTGCCGACACCGCGGCGCAGGCCGAGGCCAGCGACTTCGTCGCGCGCTTCCTCGACACGCTCGACGACGACAAGCGCACGGTGTTCGTGCTGGCCGACATCGAGGGCCTCACGGCACCGGAGATCGGCGCGGCGCTGGGCGTGAACCTGAACACGATCTACGCGCGGCTGCGGGCGGCCCGGATCCGCTTCCAGGGTGCGCGCCGCGAGTGGCTCGGCGACACCGCCGGCGTCGGCTGA
- a CDS encoding acetyl-CoA C-acyltransferase, with product MTELQHAVIVTARRSAVGRALKGSLALTRPDDFAAEVIRGTLADVPSLPLEQIDDVVLGCAMPEGEQGLNVARPIALHAGLPDVVSAMTVNRFCASGLQALAIVAERIMTGQIACGIAGGVESMSMVPMGGNKAVLNPTIVRERPEVYISMGLTAENVAQRFEVSRADQDAFALRSHQRAIAAQQAGHFTDEIVPVTTASGARFEVDECPRADTDLAALSALKPAFHVKGSVTAGNSSPMNDGAAAMVVTSEAFAREHGLVPRARFVGFATAGVAPEIMGIGPIAAVPKLLARTGIALGDIDVIELNEAFASQSLAVIRKLGLDEAKVNPNGGAIALGHPLGCTGAKLVASALSTLRRTGGRYALITMCIGGGMGAAGLIERL from the coding sequence ATGACCGAGCTCCAACACGCCGTGATCGTCACCGCCCGCCGCAGCGCGGTCGGTCGAGCCCTCAAGGGCAGCCTCGCGCTCACCCGCCCCGACGACTTCGCCGCCGAGGTCATCCGCGGCACCCTGGCCGACGTGCCGTCGCTGCCGCTCGAGCAGATCGACGACGTCGTGCTCGGCTGCGCGATGCCCGAGGGCGAACAGGGCTTGAACGTCGCGCGCCCCATCGCGCTGCATGCCGGCCTGCCCGACGTGGTGTCGGCGATGACCGTCAACCGCTTCTGCGCCTCGGGCCTGCAGGCGCTGGCGATCGTCGCCGAGCGCATCATGACCGGTCAGATCGCCTGCGGCATCGCCGGTGGCGTCGAGTCGATGAGCATGGTGCCGATGGGCGGCAACAAGGCCGTGCTCAACCCGACCATCGTGCGCGAGCGCCCCGAGGTCTACATCTCGATGGGTCTCACCGCCGAGAACGTCGCGCAGCGCTTCGAGGTCTCGCGCGCCGACCAGGACGCGTTCGCGCTGCGCTCGCACCAGCGCGCGATCGCAGCGCAGCAAGCCGGGCACTTCACCGACGAGATCGTGCCGGTGACGACCGCCAGCGGCGCGCGCTTCGAGGTCGACGAGTGCCCCCGCGCCGACACCGACCTCGCGGCCCTGTCGGCGCTCAAGCCCGCATTCCACGTCAAGGGCAGCGTCACCGCCGGCAACAGCTCGCCGATGAACGACGGCGCCGCGGCGATGGTCGTGACCAGCGAGGCCTTCGCGCGCGAGCACGGCCTGGTGCCGCGGGCGCGCTTCGTGGGCTTCGCGACCGCCGGTGTCGCCCCCGAGATCATGGGCATCGGCCCCATCGCCGCGGTGCCCAAGCTGCTCGCGCGCACCGGCATCGCGCTCGGCGACATCGACGTCATCGAGCTCAACGAGGCCTTCGCATCGCAGTCGCTCGCGGTGATCCGCAAGCTCGGCCTCGACGAGGCGAAGGTCAACCCCAACGGCGGCGCGATCGCGCTCGGTCATCCGCTCGGCTGCACCGGCGCGAAGCTGGTCGCCTCCGCGCTCTCGACCCTGCGTCGCACCGGCGGCCGCTATGCCCTCATCACGATGTGCATCGGCGGTGGTATGGGTGCAGCGGGGTTGATCGAGCGGCTGTGA
- a CDS encoding CBS domain-containing protein codes for MAERVRDFLNQPVHAVMTRDPACVHPTQHLSVVRHAMMAAHGHHVPVIDEGRFIGLLAPSDLLRVLPGDAYERAPESLDPLLDRVSVRTAMQEDVVTIGPDATLREACARWLQGGFHCLPVVDAGGALRGLVTTSDLMRALLAAADER; via the coding sequence ATGGCCGAGCGCGTCCGCGACTTCTTGAACCAGCCGGTGCACGCGGTGATGACCCGCGATCCGGCGTGCGTGCACCCGACGCAGCACCTCAGCGTCGTTCGCCACGCGATGATGGCGGCGCATGGTCACCACGTGCCCGTCATCGACGAGGGGCGCTTCATCGGGCTGCTGGCGCCGTCCGATCTGCTGCGGGTGCTGCCCGGCGACGCCTACGAGCGCGCGCCCGAGAGCCTCGATCCGCTGCTCGATCGCGTGTCGGTGCGCACCGCGATGCAGGAGGACGTGGTGACGATCGGCCCCGACGCGACCCTGCGGGAGGCCTGCGCGCGGTGGCTGCAGGGCGGCTTCCACTGCCTGCCCGTGGTCGATGCCGGCGGCGCGCTGCGGGGCCTCGTCACCACGAGCGATCTGATGCGTGCGTTGCTCGCCGCCGCCGACGAGCGCTGA
- a CDS encoding non-canonical purine NTP pyrophosphatase, with protein sequence MRLSIATHNPGKRTELTALLAAHGVAIDDTPVDDTPAETGRSYRDNAAIKACAMARRHATLALGDDTGLAVAMLGGAPGIDTAGYAAAHGGWASACRELVRRTGASAGARDVRATLHCALVLASPERVVAEGSAAIPGVLRWPPVAAPGLAAIFEPDGSLPLLTDGVLVHRRVAFEQLWPALARAITSSDR encoded by the coding sequence ATGCGGCTGTCGATCGCGACGCACAACCCCGGCAAGCGCACCGAGCTCACGGCGCTGCTGGCCGCGCACGGCGTCGCCATCGATGACACGCCGGTCGACGACACGCCGGCGGAGACCGGCCGCAGCTACCGCGACAACGCGGCCATCAAGGCCTGCGCGATGGCGCGTCGCCACGCCACCCTCGCGCTCGGCGACGACACCGGCCTCGCGGTCGCGATGCTCGGTGGCGCGCCGGGGATCGACACCGCCGGCTACGCCGCGGCCCACGGCGGGTGGGCGTCGGCGTGTCGCGAGCTCGTGCGACGGACCGGCGCGTCCGCTGGTGCCCGCGACGTGCGTGCGACGCTGCACTGCGCGTTGGTGCTGGCGTCGCCCGAGCGCGTCGTCGCCGAGGGCAGCGCGGCGATCCCCGGGGTGCTGCGGTGGCCGCCAGTCGCGGCCCCTGGGCTGGCCGCGATCTTCGAGCCCGACGGCTCGCTGCCGCTGCTCACCGACGGCGTGCTCGTGCACCGCCGTGTGGCGTTCGAGCAGCTGTGGCCCGCGCTCGCGCGCGCGATCACATCGAGCGACCGATGA
- a CDS encoding beta-lactamase family protein, whose protein sequence is MRPRAALLVAALTWACGGESRSTIADVPTAATTGAGAPPTSTRAGVDMPQDKRACLRDAAPLPAAERAVARALCSERVALGVPGALVAVARDGEVVLRFADGLRCRGRDDRVDDDTRFRIGSLTKMLTAATVYAHVEAGTLELDAPLGRAAARELGVSERIAGATLRQLLDHRAGLPEITPRADMAALAPAARLHALVGEPTEPANRSWRYSNGDYVLVGALLQARSHGHYVDALRTHVLAPLAMAHTEIHVDPHGDVACGHVPGDDGPEAVDVVADFERFAFGLHETEPAGAVISTADDLLRFAAALSDRPGGSRPAWATAMLAAVREHAGATGRGDARYAAGLERHGDGDAMVLRHDGNTGDFAASLVWRPSDGAAVVVLANAGVVLRATLAAAMVRAGIDPQHTTRE, encoded by the coding sequence ATGCGTCCGCGCGCCGCCCTGCTCGTCGCCGCGCTGACATGGGCGTGCGGTGGCGAGTCGCGATCGACGATCGCGGACGTGCCGACCGCCGCGACGACGGGCGCCGGCGCGCCGCCGACGTCCACGCGCGCGGGCGTCGACATGCCGCAGGACAAGCGCGCGTGCTTGCGGGACGCTGCACCGCTGCCCGCTGCCGAGCGCGCGGTGGCGCGGGCGCTGTGCTCCGAGCGCGTGGCGCTCGGGGTCCCTGGCGCCCTGGTGGCCGTCGCGCGCGACGGCGAGGTCGTGCTGCGCTTCGCCGACGGCCTGCGCTGCCGCGGCCGCGACGACCGCGTCGACGACGACACGCGCTTCCGCATCGGCTCGCTCACCAAGATGCTCACCGCCGCGACCGTGTATGCCCACGTCGAGGCGGGCACGCTCGAGCTCGACGCACCGCTCGGTCGCGCCGCGGCACGCGAGCTCGGCGTCAGCGAGCGGATCGCCGGCGCCACGCTGCGGCAGCTGCTCGACCACCGCGCCGGGCTGCCCGAGATCACGCCTCGCGCCGACATGGCCGCGCTGGCCCCCGCGGCGCGCCTGCACGCGCTGGTCGGCGAGCCCACGGAGCCGGCGAACCGCAGCTGGCGCTACAGCAACGGCGACTACGTGCTGGTCGGCGCGCTGCTGCAGGCCCGCAGCCACGGGCACTACGTCGACGCGCTGCGCACCCACGTGCTCGCGCCACTGGCGATGGCGCACACCGAGATCCACGTCGATCCCCACGGCGACGTCGCGTGCGGCCACGTCCCCGGCGACGACGGCCCCGAGGCGGTCGACGTGGTCGCGGACTTCGAACGCTTCGCGTTCGGGCTGCACGAGACCGAGCCCGCCGGCGCCGTGATCAGCACCGCCGACGATCTGCTGCGCTTTGCCGCGGCGCTGTCCGATCGTCCCGGCGGATCACGGCCGGCGTGGGCGACCGCGATGCTCGCGGCCGTGCGCGAGCACGCGGGCGCGACCGGCCGCGGCGACGCGCGCTATGCCGCCGGCCTCGAGCGTCACGGCGATGGCGACGCGATGGTGCTGCGCCACGACGGCAACACCGGCGACTTTGCGGCGAGCCTCGTGTGGCGCCCGTCCGACGGCGCCGCCGTGGTGGTGCTCGCCAACGCGGGCGTGGTGCTGCGCGCGACGCTGGCGGCCGCGATGGTGCGTGCGGGCATCGACCCGCAGCACACGACCCGCGAGTGA
- a CDS encoding creatininase family protein — MNRSLFDRPHREAAALVASGAPVVLCVDPVEYHGPHLSLHNDRQLSRGCMAELAQRVQSRHGLPLLLADHLELGVDPCAGPGSRPCAFSLVRDAVLASARALLSLGATRVVLMTFHGAPLHNLALEAGVSFLRRSGVRALAPFHAVLQDMLAFDNAMPFAEALRCIDDDDERAAVARELRFDFHAGFFETSLALHWAPETVGDHHRALPPCPRYTADAKLTAAAAVARRLGREALARELEFGAAATGWGALRPFPGYTGRPHLARASAGAAFADIIVDRFATLMDTVIFGDATPPKPVLAWTRWATAQGRLLPHAPLGFDDVIAGPTAATSID, encoded by the coding sequence ATGAACCGCTCGCTGTTCGATCGCCCGCATCGCGAGGCCGCCGCGCTGGTCGCCAGCGGCGCGCCCGTGGTCCTGTGCGTGGATCCGGTCGAGTACCACGGACCCCATCTGTCGCTGCACAACGACCGTCAGCTCTCGCGCGGGTGCATGGCCGAGCTGGCCCAGCGCGTGCAAAGCCGGCACGGTCTGCCGCTGCTCTTGGCGGATCACCTCGAGCTCGGCGTCGACCCCTGCGCGGGCCCGGGCTCGCGGCCGTGCGCGTTCTCCCTCGTGCGCGACGCGGTGCTGGCGAGCGCGCGGGCGCTGCTCTCCCTGGGCGCGACCCGGGTGGTGCTGATGACCTTCCACGGTGCGCCGCTGCACAACCTCGCGCTGGAGGCCGGCGTGAGCTTCCTGCGGCGGTCCGGCGTGCGGGCGCTGGCGCCCTTCCACGCCGTGCTACAGGACATGCTGGCGTTCGACAACGCGATGCCGTTCGCCGAGGCGCTGCGCTGCATCGACGACGACGACGAGCGCGCCGCGGTCGCCCGCGAGCTGCGCTTCGACTTCCACGCCGGCTTCTTCGAGACCTCGCTCGCGCTGCACTGGGCGCCCGAGACGGTCGGCGATCACCATCGCGCGCTGCCGCCGTGCCCCCGCTACACCGCCGATGCGAAGCTCACCGCCGCGGCCGCGGTGGCGCGCCGGCTCGGCCGCGAGGCGCTCGCGCGCGAGCTCGAGTTCGGCGCCGCCGCGACCGGCTGGGGCGCGCTGCGGCCGTTCCCCGGCTACACCGGCCGGCCTCACCTCGCCCGCGCCAGCGCGGGGGCGGCGTTCGCCGACATCATCGTGGATCGCTTCGCGACCCTGATGGACACCGTCATCTTCGGCGACGCGACACCACCCAAGCCGGTGCTCGCGTGGACACGGTGGGCCACCGCGCAGGGACGCCTGCTGCCCCACGCACCGCTCGGCTTCGACGACGTGATCGCGGGACCCACCGCGGCGACGTCGATCGACTGA
- the folE gene encoding GTP cyclohydrolase I FolE has protein sequence MTDRAELEAESRRQREAAARQRPSRDEALAAVRTLIRWAGDDPDREGLRGTPDRVVRSYDEFFAGYAENPLEILQRTFSEISGYDEVVVLKDIPFESHCEHHMVPIVGKAHVGYLPDRRVVGISKLARVVDIFARRLQIQEKMTAEIATTILAALQPRGVAVVVEATHECMTTRGIHRPGVSMVTSQMLGVFRDDASTRREFLALIGRSM, from the coding sequence ATGACCGACCGCGCCGAGCTCGAGGCCGAATCCCGACGTCAACGCGAGGCCGCGGCGCGCCAGCGACCCAGCCGCGACGAGGCCCTGGCCGCGGTGCGCACGCTCATCCGCTGGGCCGGCGACGACCCCGATCGCGAGGGCCTGCGCGGCACTCCCGATCGCGTGGTGCGATCCTACGACGAGTTCTTCGCTGGCTACGCCGAGAACCCACTCGAGATCCTGCAGCGCACCTTCAGCGAGATCAGCGGCTACGACGAGGTGGTGGTGCTCAAGGACATCCCGTTCGAGAGCCACTGCGAGCACCACATGGTGCCGATCGTCGGCAAGGCCCACGTGGGCTACCTGCCCGATCGCCGCGTGGTCGGCATCAGCAAGCTCGCGCGGGTGGTCGACATCTTCGCGCGGCGGCTGCAGATCCAAGAGAAGATGACGGCCGAGATCGCGACCACGATCCTGGCGGCGCTGCAGCCCCGCGGCGTCGCCGTCGTGGTCGAGGCCACCCACGAGTGCATGACCACCCGCGGCATCCATCGCCCGGGCGTCAGCATGGTCACCTCGCAGATGCTCGGGGTCTTCCGCGACGACGCCAGCACGCGCCGCGAGTTCCTCGCGCTCATCGGTCGCTCGATGTGA
- a CDS encoding serine/threonine protein kinase: MTSTHAQTRVDTLPACGLGLAGIPLPVERDRSLPLPSSPPPAPPAFDEPEVGSRVGRYVLEQRIGEGGMGVVWRAYDVEIGRRVALKFVRTTPTGVDAKLWSRLRREAQALAKIRHDGVVSLFDMGHDGHGAYLALEYVPGMHLRRWLRQGTRSPRQILRVIAQAARGLAAVHRAGLVHRDVKPTNLLVARDGRVVWVDFGLALGVADLSRSRTDSIDDAPLRTRLTRANMIVGIIYYMSPEQLLGRDLDGRCDQFALCVTAFEALFGARPFPQESAYDLAIAYDAGTCAVLPSRPRLPRGAARALLRGLSLDPAQRFGSMDALADAIDPGDAVDAELRADAGTRADVSRSGRHGAIPRRLTPAWWRAAAIGATVALAGAAGAGWLRGRLAAPHGAAAEP, translated from the coding sequence ATGACGAGCACGCACGCACAGACCCGCGTCGATACCCTGCCCGCCTGCGGCCTCGGGCTCGCGGGCATCCCGTTGCCGGTCGAACGCGATCGCTCGTTGCCGTTGCCATCGTCGCCCCCGCCCGCGCCGCCGGCCTTCGACGAACCGGAGGTCGGCTCCCGCGTGGGGCGCTACGTGCTCGAGCAGCGCATCGGCGAAGGCGGCATGGGCGTGGTGTGGCGGGCGTACGACGTCGAGATCGGACGCCGCGTCGCGCTCAAGTTCGTGCGCACGACCCCGACCGGCGTCGACGCCAAGCTGTGGTCGCGCCTGCGTCGCGAGGCCCAGGCGCTGGCGAAGATCCGCCACGATGGCGTGGTGTCGTTGTTCGACATGGGACACGACGGGCACGGTGCCTACCTCGCGCTCGAGTACGTGCCCGGCATGCACCTGCGTCGCTGGCTGCGTCAGGGCACGCGCAGCCCCCGACAGATCCTCCGCGTCATCGCGCAGGCCGCCCGCGGCCTCGCAGCGGTGCACCGCGCGGGCTTGGTGCACCGCGACGTCAAGCCCACCAACCTGCTGGTCGCCCGCGACGGCCGCGTGGTGTGGGTCGACTTCGGGCTCGCGCTCGGCGTCGCCGATCTGTCGCGCTCGCGCACCGACAGCATCGACGACGCGCCGCTGCGCACGCGACTGACCCGTGCAAACATGATTGTCGGCATTATCTATTATATGTCGCCCGAGCAGCTGCTCGGCCGCGACTTGGATGGACGCTGCGATCAGTTCGCGCTGTGCGTCACCGCCTTCGAGGCGTTGTTCGGCGCGCGGCCATTCCCGCAGGAATCCGCCTACGACCTGGCGATCGCCTACGACGCCGGGACCTGCGCGGTGCTGCCCTCGCGGCCTCGTTTGCCCAGGGGCGCGGCGCGGGCACTGCTGCGTGGGCTGTCGCTCGACCCCGCGCAGCGCTTCGGCTCGATGGATGCGCTCGCCGACGCGATCGATCCCGGTGACGCCGTCGACGCCGAGCTGCGCGCCGACGCGGGCACGCGCGCCGACGTGTCGCGCAGCGGCCGGCACGGTGCGATCCCCCGCCGCCTCACGCCCGCGTGGTGGCGGGCGGCCGCGATCGGGGCCACCGTCGCGCTCGCGGGCGCGGCGGGTGCGGGGTGGCTGCGCGGCAGGCTCGCGGCCCCCCACGGCGCCGCCGCCGAGCCTTGA
- a CDS encoding 3-hydroxyacyl-CoA dehydrogenase/enoyl-CoA hydratase family protein, protein MTLHRPTHTIRAAVLGAGTMGAQIAAHLANAGARVWLLDIVPPGTTADAPKAARSAIAAGALKAMLKGRPAPFMDPAFADRIRVGNLEDHLELAVADADLVIEAVIERLDIKQPLFARIAAAAPAHAVLATNTSGLPIHSIAEALPADARRRLVGMHFFNPPRYMHLLEVVPGPDTAPEVVDEISWFSETVLGKGVVPCRDTPNFIANRIGVAATILTFGATFDGGYTVEEVDLLNGPLLGRPRTGSFRLGDLVGLDVSALVTENLRRVTSSDPSAPNYDELHDRMGAHDIVQKMLAAGMKGDKTGQGFYKKVKGDKGSEVQSIDFATLSYRARIEPSFPELAEVAKIPDLGKRVAAAMRADGRAGEFLRKVYLPLFNYAANRLGSICDAPKPIDDAMCWGYGWSAGPFALWDMIGVAWSVEQMKTMGLAPSPAVLALLAKGGPEARWYGGTADAPTQFVPERGAHVPVPQPAGVIVLASKKQGPAEIHTTKTAALLDLGDGIACIEFRSKMNTLDEGVVAMLRDAIGLLERKGGFRGVVVGSQAENFSAGADARQILALATAGKWDDLGEAVRAFQDTLMGLRHGALPVVAAPYGMTLGGGAETTLSSAAVVAHAELYMGLVEAGIGVVPAGGGLKEIARRASAWASAVDDGDPYPFVRRGFEAAAGGKVSTSAADARKLGFLAASDRVVFHRMHVIAQAKQQAIALAEAGWVPPDRDEPITVVGSGRGASFMMGAAMFHWGGYASAHDKLVAEKIGHVLSGGMRAPGTKLVAQDLLDLEREAFVSLCGEEKTRARIEHTLKTGKPLRN, encoded by the coding sequence GTGACGCTGCATCGACCGACACACACGATTCGCGCCGCAGTGCTGGGCGCCGGCACCATGGGCGCCCAGATCGCGGCCCACCTCGCCAACGCCGGAGCCCGCGTGTGGCTGCTCGACATCGTGCCGCCCGGCACCACCGCCGACGCGCCCAAGGCCGCCCGCAGCGCGATCGCAGCCGGCGCACTCAAGGCGATGCTCAAGGGCCGCCCCGCGCCGTTCATGGATCCCGCCTTCGCCGATCGCATCCGCGTCGGCAACCTCGAGGATCACCTCGAGCTCGCGGTCGCCGACGCCGACCTGGTGATCGAGGCGGTGATCGAGCGCCTCGACATCAAGCAGCCGCTGTTCGCCCGCATCGCCGCGGCTGCGCCGGCCCACGCGGTGCTGGCCACCAACACCTCGGGCCTGCCGATCCACAGCATCGCCGAGGCGCTGCCCGCAGACGCGCGCCGCCGGCTGGTCGGCATGCACTTCTTCAACCCGCCGCGCTACATGCACCTGCTCGAGGTCGTGCCCGGCCCCGACACCGCGCCCGAGGTCGTCGACGAGATCTCGTGGTTCTCGGAGACCGTGCTGGGCAAGGGCGTGGTGCCGTGCCGCGACACGCCGAACTTCATCGCCAACCGCATCGGCGTCGCCGCGACGATCCTCACCTTCGGCGCCACCTTCGACGGCGGCTACACCGTCGAGGAGGTCGACCTGCTCAATGGCCCGCTGCTCGGCCGCCCGCGCACGGGCTCGTTCCGCCTCGGCGATCTCGTCGGCCTCGATGTCAGCGCGCTGGTGACCGAGAACCTGCGCCGCGTCACGTCGAGCGATCCTTCGGCACCGAACTACGACGAGCTGCACGACCGCATGGGTGCGCACGACATCGTGCAGAAGATGCTCGCGGCGGGCATGAAGGGCGACAAGACCGGTCAGGGCTTCTACAAGAAGGTCAAGGGCGACAAGGGCTCGGAGGTGCAGTCGATCGACTTCGCCACGCTCAGCTATCGCGCGCGCATCGAGCCGTCGTTCCCCGAGCTCGCCGAGGTCGCGAAGATCCCCGATCTCGGCAAGCGCGTGGCCGCGGCGATGCGGGCCGACGGCCGCGCGGGCGAGTTCCTGCGCAAGGTCTACCTGCCGCTCTTCAACTACGCCGCCAACCGGCTGGGCAGCATCTGCGACGCGCCCAAGCCGATCGACGACGCGATGTGCTGGGGCTACGGCTGGAGCGCGGGCCCGTTCGCGCTGTGGGACATGATCGGCGTCGCGTGGTCGGTCGAGCAGATGAAGACCATGGGCCTGGCACCGAGCCCGGCCGTGCTCGCGCTGCTCGCGAAGGGCGGCCCCGAGGCCCGCTGGTACGGCGGCACGGCCGACGCGCCGACCCAGTTCGTGCCCGAGCGCGGCGCCCACGTGCCGGTGCCGCAGCCGGCCGGCGTGATCGTGCTGGCGTCGAAGAAGCAGGGCCCCGCCGAGATCCACACCACCAAGACCGCCGCGCTGCTCGACCTCGGCGATGGCATCGCCTGCATCGAGTTCCGCTCCAAGATGAACACCCTCGACGAGGGCGTGGTCGCGATGCTGCGCGACGCCATCGGGCTGCTCGAGCGCAAGGGTGGCTTCCGCGGCGTGGTGGTCGGTAGCCAGGCGGAGAACTTCTCCGCCGGCGCGGACGCGCGGCAGATCCTCGCGCTCGCGACCGCCGGCAAGTGGGACGATCTCGGCGAGGCGGTGCGCGCGTTCCAGGACACACTCATGGGCCTGCGCCACGGCGCGCTGCCGGTGGTCGCGGCGCCCTACGGCATGACCCTGGGCGGCGGTGCCGAGACCACGCTGTCGTCGGCGGCGGTGGTGGCCCACGCGGAGCTCTACATGGGCCTGGTCGAGGCCGGCATCGGCGTGGTGCCGGCCGGCGGCGGCCTCAAGGAAATTGCGCGGCGCGCCTCGGCGTGGGCCAGCGCGGTCGACGACGGCGATCCATACCCGTTCGTGCGGCGCGGCTTCGAGGCCGCGGCTGGCGGCAAGGTCAGCACGTCGGCCGCCGATGCGCGCAAGCTCGGCTTCCTCGCGGCCAGCGATCGCGTCGTGTTCCATCGCATGCACGTCATCGCGCAGGCCAAGCAGCAGGCCATCGCGCTCGCGGAGGCCGGCTGGGTGCCGCCCGATCGCGACGAGCCCATCACGGTGGTCGGCTCCGGCCGCGGCGCCAGCTTCATGATGGGCGCCGCGATGTTCCACTGGGGCGGCTACGCCTCGGCCCACGACAAGCTCGTCGCCGAGAAGATCGGTCACGTGCTCTCGGGCGGCATGCGAGCGCCCGGCACCAAGCTGGTCGCGCAGGACCTGCTCGACCTCGAGCGCGAGGCCTTCGTCAGCCTGTGCGGCGAAGAGAAGACCCGCGCCCGCATCGAGCACACGCTCAAGACCGGCAAGCCGCTGCGCAACTAG